The genomic interval AGGCGGCCATCAttggcttcttccaggaggTTGCGTCTGCGTCTCCTATTCCTATCATGATTTACAATTTCCCCGGTGTTGCCAGTGGACTCAATGTGACTTCTGAGATGCTTGAGACCCTAGGTGAACACCCGAATATCGCGGCGGTCAAGTTGACCTGCGGAAGTATTGCCTCGGTCGCTAGATCGGCTGCCAAGTTTGGTCGGGCTTTAGATGACAGCCCTGCATTCGTTGCATTGGCAGGCCAAAGTGACTGGCTGGTTCCCTGTCTGAGcgtcggtggtgctggttCCATTACTGGACTGGCGAATCTCTATCCCAAGGTCAGTAATCAGAAGCGAATCTTGTCTGTCCGATTCCTAACATCTCGTTTGCAGACGTGCGTGAAGCTATTTAACTTGTATAACGCTGGAAACACCGCAGAAGCGGAGCAGCTGCAACTTCAAGTTGCTGTCGCCGAGTGGGGATTTGCCAAAGGAGGCATCAACGGGACGAAATGGGTCGTTGCCAAATACCTAGGCTATCCGGAGGAGAGTTCATGGTGCCGAAGACCGTATCCGAAGTTtgtggacgaggagaagcggaCATGGGTTAAGAAGCAGGTCAAGGGAGCAGAGAAGATCGAAAACGGACTTTGAGTAGGATCATACATTCATAGACTGCATTGAATTATCAAAATGTTATTTTACACGATAGCAAAGGCACGATCAAAGATCTCATGCATCACTTTCCTGATATCGACCCGCTGTTTAGTTTCATCCTGTCTTCGTATCACCTCTTGAAGCACGTCATGAGTGATACCAGCGTTGGAAGCAACATTCTCCATCCCCTTGATACATGATAGCACCCAGGTTCGCTGGTCGGTATCTTCTGTCTCGACGCCTAGCATCAGAAGTGGCCACAGCATGTTGACGGGAAGTGAATGCATCGATCCTGTGGAGCCACTTGGAGTAGCTATTGTTGAGATGtctggaggcgaggaagggcACGGACTTTCTAGAACAAGTCGGGTTACCTGGCGAATCTCATCCATGGCTTTGATTACATCCGCTGTTCGTGGAAGATCTGTAGTTAATTAGCATGAAATTATTTGCTTTGACGTGCGGGACGTGATATACTCACTTTTATATGCTACGCGATGCAGATGAATGAAGCTTGCATGGTAGTTTGCGTGGTATACCCTCATAGTCCGAGTAATAGTCTCCGCCAACCCAGGCGATAGAAGGGTTGAAAGCCTCCCAGCAACAGCATGATCCATCAATGGTGGCCGCTGTTGCCAAAGTGATTTGATGTCGCGAGTAATGGATGCTGCAATAACCATCACTTCAGTTTCATCTTCGACTGTCCCGCGTTGACGATGCCAGGGATCAATCTTGGAGACCCGGCCCATGAAAAGCTGCACtttctggaagaagaagtatgcAGGCCGCATCACGAAATCTTCCAGTGCTGCTTCCGCATCTTCTAGCCCCGATTCGACTTCTCCGATAGAGCTGTCTGGTGATCGAAGGTCTGTGTTGATTGCGCTGTCCTCATCCGTAAGGAATAGTCCTTCACCACCGGCGCTCACGGCTCTTGCATCCAGTAGTCGTAGCCAAGAAAGAAGGCGTTTTTCTATTGCAAAATCGTCAGAAAAATTAGATCGGCTTTCGCTCACTTTTCTCTCACCTGTAATACACAAATTCTCAATTTCCACCATCTGCAAAGTATTGAAGCCCTCCCGCAGATTGGCATGCGCTTTGGAGACGTCTTTTGTAAGAAGATCGATGTAGGACAATAAGAAAAGAACAGCCAGGATATGTCGTAGTTGCGACAAAATTATCCTGCGATCATGGCTGATATCCCTTAAACACTCTTCTAGTCCCTGCTTCGCGGACAGATAGTATTGCGTGTAGGTTGACTTCTCCAAGGACCCTGCGGACTCTAACTCCAGAGCGACAAAGGCGATAACACCGGATTTGACCATACGAGAAGTGGACGTCATTGATACCAGTTGTTTGCGCATCCAGCACCAACGGGCACTTGTCTCAACTGTAGCTAGGAtgggtggtgctgctgaaTGAGCGAAATACTCCGCTAACTGGGCTTCGCTCCAGCCGATCGCTAGTCGATTAGATCCCATTGGAGAGGGCAGGCTGGTGTTTGGTTGTCGGTCTATCAGAGTTGCGTCGTTTGTGGTGGGGCTTGAGTACTGAAAGGTGAGAGCGGTCGTCCCTGCCAATGAAAAATCTGACCAAAGAACCAGATCTTCCGAAGCAGAGAGATTGAGTAGATCCCAGCTCGGAGACAAGTTGGAGGAATCGTCGTCCCACATGAAACTCGCATAGTTGAACATCCGATTGAAGCTCGGGTCATCGCCAGCAAGAGACTCTTCATGAACAGTGGCGTCGGTGACGGAACACGCCGTCTCTTCTACGCCGTCCTGCTCAGGTTGGACATtttgaggctgctgctgcaacCGCTGACGCATTTTCTTCGTTCTCACGCCGAGCCTGAGCCCTGCATGATCCTGTTCCCATGCACAGTCGAGTCGCAACCGGCTGCAGTGCCCACAATCCGGTAGTTTCTCATCACATCGCACCTTGCGCTTCCTACTCGTCTTTAGCTCCCGCACTCCGCACGAGAGGTTTACACTTACCGGCAAGTTAGACAGCCATTCCGCGTGCGCGGCCGATGACGCCGATCTAGATTAGGATGCTGTTCCCACTGATAGAACATGGTGAATTTGAGGGAGATACGCCAGGGTCAGCACACTCGGTATCGGCGTTGATACGAGACATGGGGTCCATCCGGCTCGGCAGGTCTCCGGGGCAAACCCGGAGAAACCCCACGATCCACGCCTGTTCTAGGTTCGGCTCATTGCCATTTCGGGATTCAAGCGATAGATCTCCAAAATGTGAAAAGCTTCCGACACTTGCAGGTGCCACTAGTCCAACTGCGGCAGGCGCTCCTCGTTGCAGTCGGCGCCATGGTGCGGGAAAAAATGGATGCTGCTACAAAATCGGGTTCTTTCCGGGTTCTGGACATACTAATGTAAGCGCGTTTCCCCTGCTGTGCGGTTACTCAGATAATACTGATCATACGATTCAATGGGGTCCGAAAAGCCTATTGttctccacctcggagaCCCGGTCCAGCATAACAAGGAGCTCTTTGCCCAACTCTCCGACAAATTTACGGTGATTCGCCCCTCGCTGGAGGAGCGGCAGCGCGATGCATTCTGCAAAGCATTGAAGGAGAAAAAATGGGGTGATTTCCAGGGCATTTTCCGGCCGTGGTGGAACACCGGAGGCGAAATGGGGCGCTGGGATTCCGAGTTGATTCCGCTGCTCCCGTCGACTGTGACGGTCTTTGCCAGCGCCGGTGCGGGCCACGACTGGATGGATGTTGATATTCTCGCAGAGCATGGTAAGACTGTTTCATTTAATGCATAGTCGGGACTGCAACATTGACCGAATCCAGGAATTGTCTACTGTAATGGAGCACAGGCATCGAGCGAAGCTGTCGCTGACATGGTATATTTTCCAATCATCAATTATCCTCTCCCTTGGCTCATATGGCTGGAACTTAGGCTATCTTCAACATCATCTCCGTCTTCCGCAACATGCAATGGTCCATGGATGGTGCTCGTTCCAGCGATCCAAACCTCTTTCTCGAGGCGCATCGTGGCACCGCAGCAACTGCGCACAACCCGCAGACACAAAATTTGGGTATCATCGGTCTTGGAAACATTGGCTAGTAAGTATATCCGAGCCTATCCAAGAATTGTCTGACAAGAATTAGCACCATCGCCCGCAAGGCATATGCATGTTTCGGAATGAAGATCTACTACCAAGATCTGTGTCGCAAATCAGTCGAGCAAGAAAAGGCCATCGATGCCTCTTTCTGTCAAACCTTGGATGAATTACTCGCGGTCGCAGACTGTACTGTATTGGCAACTCCATTTGGCGGATCCAAGCTTATCACCAAGGAGACCCTGGCCAAATTCAAGAAGGGATCCAAATTCGTCAATATTGCCCGCGGGACACTGGTTGATGAAGCCGCGTTGGTGGATGCTTTGAAGTCGGGACACTTGTCTGCTGTTGGTTTGGACGTTCATGAAAACGAGCCTCATGTGAACAAGGAGCTGGCAAAGATGAAAAACGTCACGTATGTGTCTTCCAGATGTTTTATGATGGGATGCTAATCGTATTTGTCTTCTAGATTGACTGCACACACGGCTGGAGGCGCTGTTGAGACTGAGATTGGATTCGAGAGACTTTCGATGGAGAATGTTCAGCGCGTGCTAACGGGCCAGGACCCGTTGACACCAGTAAACAAGCATTTATTCAGATAAATAGACCTGACACAATTCAGAATGTACTTTATGGGGCCGTGATTGAAGAAAGTAGGTTGGAACATCCTTCTTGACTTGGTCATGGACAATCAGAAGCAATATTTGCTTCAAAACTCGGCAGCTTGTGGAAATGTAGCCAGATACGCATGCTCAATCTTATGTCCCATGCCTCCAACGCCCTCGAAAAAAATGTCTGATTTCATCGACACTCCAAGAAATTCCACCCCATGCCGAAGTTCCTCAGTCAAACGCTCCGCATCAGAGGCCTCGGGTGCAGGCTCGGGTTTATTAAGAAGATGATAGCAGGTTGCCAGAAGATCCGTCGCTAGACACGCGCGCACTTTATGAAGGAGCATCATAAGAGCATAGCAGCTCTGACTTGCACAGCAACGAAGAACAGAATGGTATGGGGATATCTGCGCGGAGATTCCCCAGACAATGGCATCGACCGTCCTGTCAGAGGACCTCCCTCGTAAGACTGTCCCTGGGTATCTAAGTATGACAAATTGCGAAAGGCCCTTGAAACCACCAAAGATGCCTTGAGGCAGATGTTGGAGGATTCCTGTTCGGTGAATGGGAATGAAGATTCACTATCCGCCACCCATGTTGGCGAAGGCGTGGAGTTGGAGATGCCGTTGTTGTTTATGGAGGGGAGATGACAGTGTTTATCCAGGAAAAGCGGAATGTTCATGAACGCTCTGAAACGGTGAAGTCGAGTTCGAGCGCTGAGAGGCCCTCAGTTTGTTACGTAGGTTTCTTTTCGAAGATTCAGTCATCAGTCATCAAAAGGGAAATCTGAAAATCTAGCTTCTTGATTTGGTCGCTGCGATCTGGGTGTGCCCCCCCATCCATACGCTCGATGTTGTTGATCATTTGATTTGATGCGAAGAGATTCTTCTGTGTTTGCATCAGGAATTCCCAAGGCTTGAGACACGTTAGCATATCTTGAAAATTATGGAATTAGAGACTCGCAGGATACCTCTAAGTCCACATCAAATTGGGGATAAGGGGTCGTGATTCGTGGATCATCCAAAGTGACGACAGGTGGCTACGTTCAGACCGTCAGTGGAAGACAGCGATTGAAATAGGAATGACAAGCATACTGCAAGATGAAGTTTTGATGATAGGTAAGCCACGAATATCTGGCGAATAGGTTAGCAACAATGATCACGAATACATAGTCACGCAGTTGACTCACCGTAATCCACCACGTCCGCCTCTGCGCCTCCGGGTGCGCTGACTTTGTGGGCCCTAGATTGCCATAGGGGATTCCTTCAGTATGTCATCTCAGCTGTCAATATTATAGCTGGTCCTTGTGGGTTAGTATTTAGTGAGTAGACTGGTCTGAAGGTGCTTCTTCAAGTGTTCAACAACCTATCCTCAGCAGTTGAAGCGCGTCTACCGTCTCTGGCACAAGGTGGTGGGTGTTAGTTTTTTAGTTTAAGGGAAGTATTTTATCTCTGTTCGTCGGGAAGGTTAAGTGGCGTCAAGCCCGCCTATGGCGATTGCAAACCGTACTGAGGCTTGCTTCTGATCATCAGAAGGCCATTTCCCTCCTAGAAAAAAGGATATGTTTCCCTAGCAGGTGTCGGTACATTGTAGCATTTCCGTCTGGTATATAGTCTACTTCCGATATCGAAAGAGGAAGTGCTCCGCGGTCTCTCTTGCTTGTCTATATGCACATTGATCTGTCTCTACGACGTTGATTCGATAGAGATATCCATTGAGTCTGGCTATGATAGTCCGGAGTTGGGCTAGTACGCTCGCTTCTTTCTACGATAATCGATCATATAGCTACCGGGTGTGTTTTCCTAGGGAGAGTGCTGCATCCACTCGTTTAGAATGTCTCCCGATGTTCTCTAGCAAGCTTTTACTACCGGCTGCTTAGGACTGTGCGATATTTAGCGTTGTTAGCTTCATTCTAGGGACCTATGCTTATGGGATAGCATCTGttatgggaccttcgtacgaagtcctgATATTGTTATACTCAGCTGAAGCTTTGTGACTACTGACCACCTTTGTTCCGCCATGTTTTCCTATTTATGTTTCcccctttttcctttccttcttttccttccttaatgaatccttcttgtgcataGGACATACTATTAATTGCTACAATTCAGTCTGTTCCCTAACACCTAGACTAGAACGTACTATGATAAAGTAGAGACGTTCTAGGGGTCAGACGGACTTAGGAGAAAAACAACAAGGGAGAGACCTGGATTCTGGGAtcaggaggagcagaagaaacagaggTTGATGATGCTATTCAAAAGATATTTGGAAAATAAGAATAAACACTCTGGAACAGGACATAATCGGCCGGATGGTGTAGTTTATTATCACGTATCCCGCGGTGACGGTGAATTACGCGATGCTTCTAAGGCCTTTCCTCCTAAATAGAAAATTTCTAGTTCCCCCGTCGGCTCCTACTTCTCGTGCGAATTCTATCCCACTTCGATAGTGCTATACCACGAAGGCGACGTCCCACGCGCGCTCTACCTGCTCGAGTCCAGCATGCTACGCGCTGAGTACGATCTCCCGTCGGGCTGGTACTTCGAGCTCGTCGTTGCGGGTCGTCCGTGCGGGCGAACTGCCGTTTTTCAGTGATACCCCCCGGACGGCGACCGTTAAGGCAGAGCGAGATTGTGTGGCTTAATGCCTCTCTGCGGAGAAGTGGAGCAAgctgcaggaggaggagcctAGGGTTGCAAGAGAATTGTCTACGATTTGTTTAAAGTTGACGACTGAGCGCATGGACAGTATTACCTCGTAAGTATTCCCATTGGAAGGAGTTAGGATTGTGGAATATGGCTAACTTTTGGTTTTAGGTACGTTCTCACCATGGCGGCTTGATCTCTTTAGCGTGGGTTGTTGCATTAGGTTTGCTTTGTATCATTGGGTGGCATGCTGAGCGATGTTTTTTTATCCCCTTGTGGATATTACCAGTGTGTAAATCTTTCGCGTACATAGTAGTCATACAAAATGACTTTGCATTTGTAATATGGCTCAAAACATCTCATGAACAACATCCGTGTCGCTATGCTCTTCTGAACTCCCTTTGATCGCGGACAGTTCGACGGGGTACCCCTTACCGGGTTCAAGTGATGTATCTGAGAGCGCGTGTGAGCTAGACAAACTTTCAAATTTGAGATATCGACTGCTGGCCATACCCGACAATTCATTATACTTCTCTGATCCATTTAGTGGCTGGGAATGGTAACAATCAGACGGTAATTCCACAGCCATACTTTTCTGGCGTTCTTGCCCGCACTGCGGCAGTGAAAAAGAGAAGTTCGTTTGCGACCTTGAAGATATCGACCCCCATCGCGTGGGCCCAGTCGGCGACATTGACATCCGAGACGACTGCGACGGCGATTGCAATGGTATTGTACTTGACTGATCGGCCGGATTGAAGGTCTTAAGTTTCCCGTGTTCCATCATAGCTTGTAACACGCCTGCGTCGAGAAGCTCGGCCTTCTTAATCAGGCGATCTACTAGCACCTTTGAGGAGACCTTCAACTGGTTTTTGACAAATGACATTAGTGTGAGATTGCACTCGATTTCGATATCCTCGCGGAGATAAAGTCCATTCTCCGGGGCGCCATCTAAACGGAGTTTCCGTGATTCAGGTAGCTCATCGGGTTGGTTGCCCGCGACACGCCATTTGCTTCGAAGGTCGATTCCCATAGGAGCGTACATATGCGTTTGTAGCCCCCAGGAGACATTATGGAAGCAGCCCTTGAAGCGGATCTTACCCGAACCCATCATCCCTAAGCCGGGAACATATTGAACTCGTTCAGTAATCTCGTACCACGTAGAGTAATACTCGTCCGCGGAGGCATTCCGCGGGGCCATCACCGGATGGTGTGAGAGCACCAGCGGGTTGAGGGTGATAATCTCACTATGGCTATGTAGGATGTCAATGGCCAGTTGACGGGGAACGCTCGAGGGGATAGGTGTGATGATGATATAAGCTTCTTTTTTCCGCATCATCtttgaaaaaagaaaattgGTTTAGTGTCGATAGATGCAGAGGTTTTGCAGCAGTGCACAGAGACAGAGAGGGAATGATCTAGTAGAATTCAAGGCGTATGGGAAAATCGCATCGACGGGCCCCTCCTATTCACCTGCTTACGTGGGACGCTAATGTTTCGTGGGCCGCTATCGACTGCCATAGGACGCCTCGTGTTCAACAGTTTCTGCTTACGGCGGGCTATTTTTAGGTTGTGGATCTGTACAAGGCTGTAACCGTCTAATATCCTTTTTTTTACCCAAGCAGATCATTGATCACTAGATAAACAGACCCCTCCTAACTTGCTTGGTTTTATCATATTGGCTGCTCGTTCTGTGTACCACCGCATAACGTGCAAATCTTGCCTATCCGAGGGCGAAAGTTTGGGTTCGACGCCGTTCTCAGCGCACGATTTACCGTCAATAAGCACTAGAATATAAAgtgtcaagaattggacgcCTAATCGCCAtccctctttctttctaGTATTGTATCAGTCTTTATTAGTTAGTTCGCCCCCTAAATTGTTAGGCATTCCCAGATTTATTCTAATCAGAGATTTATTGATTCGTGTATTGCATTCCCATTATGGGTAATCGTGCTGTCCATTTTTGACAGTTATGAGCCCGGATTCGCCATGGAGACCACTTTATATCATTCTTAGAGCTATTCACACCTGTCTCTAGAGGGTTGATGACCTCGTTACCCCTGAATCGGAAGAGATCCCCTGCGGATTAGGATTCTACTAAGCGATTATATATACCTTAAAACATGGAATACGAAGACGTTCTCTCCGCACGGAGTAGCGTGAAGTTCACGAATCAGTCCTAGTGGAAGGCCTAGATCAGAAGCATAGGATATGATTGTGAAGGTCTACAAAATCTAGGATGTCTGTGATCTAATGAGACGCCTATAGACGCGCCTATACAACCTACTAATGATGATGCCCTAGCGACGTATCCTGCAGTGACAGTGAATTACGGGAAACAGTTTAGCGTTCCTGTTTGGGTTAAGCGTCCCTTTGCTGCTTAAGCTTTCCGTGCGTGTTCTATAAAGTCCTCCCCATCGCCGCTTCAATTTCTTGCTGTTTTCGCCCTTCTTTCCGCCCCTTATTTCCTCCAGTTGGTGAGGCATTTATGCTATTGATCCATATCGCTAACCTCCGCCAcccccttccccccctctccctcgTAGCTCGAATCGACTGGTCTGCTGCGATCCTTCGTCCTGCACCTGTTTCCTCCGTGATCTCACCGCTACACTTTTGAGACGAGGCATTTGTGCCTTTGGTCCGGAACGCCGAGATACATCTCCTTTACCTCATAGGCCAACCCTTGGTCATCGAATATTCGGCATCCTATTGTCTGTGCATCAAGTTGTACTTAGCTTACGCTCTGGCATTGGCTTCGAGTCTGCCTTAGGCTGAGGGTGAATGCTAGAGAAGATGATGGGTGAATGACAACGGCTTGATGTATGCATGCCTTGCCTACCTTAGGTGTGGTCTTCTCTGATTCGCTTTTTTGAACTGTAGGACTATTTCGACCGCGATCCGTATCGACCGATGGGTGCCTAGTCTAGTCGACAATGGCGCTATGTTCTTCCTTAATGACCCTAAGGCCTCACCAATACTTCATCCTTTAACGTTGACGCCGAGAATCCATGATGTGTATGTTGAGACTAGAACGGCCTCCAGATATTAGAAGGTACAAGGCGACATCCTTAGACCTTCGACCTTGGACAGTTTGTGAACATCTACTCCCCTCGATGTATTATTTTCTTCGTGCTACCTTTTATAGTCAGGCAATCTACGCAGCCCCGGCCCCGTCACCAAGTGCACCCGGGGACTAAGGTCTTCTTTGCTTCACAATCGATTGGCAATCAGGATCAGTTAGATAAATAGGGTTCACTTCTGTAGCGAATGTGTTGTGCTCACTAGGGTGAtgggtcttctgcttcggtGTTGGTTCTACCTACGCGTTTCGCTTTCTGTCTTAGGCCATAGAACGACTAGTAAGCACAGCTCAATCACTCGGTAGTGATACCACTAGGTGCAGACAGTTGACGGACGCACAGCTCTCCAGAAATAGCAACAAAGTTTTGTAGGCTGGCTATTGGATCAGATGGATGAGTGGGCCAGCCATTTGTGCGCAGGAAATCCGAATACTTGCCGCCAAGTCTCTACGTCTGCTGTTGGGTGCCAAGTTTATCCGATCATTGATCATTGTTTTTGACTATGAATACGGGCTGGACAACCACTGTGAGCTTTATTGGCCAGGATGCCACCTCACCGGCG from Penicillium psychrofluorescens genome assembly, chromosome: 5 carries:
- a CDS encoding uncharacterized protein (ID:PFLUO_007659-T1.cds;~source:funannotate), which translates into the protein MGSVQEVYPPGIHVPCLTWFKSDPIQSIDWEVQERHLEFLVRSDLHGIVIAGTNGEAATLTSGEKSKLLRLTRSTAQKLGCPNLPITCGTFGGCTQAIIEDTKLAAEAGADYALVLVPSYFHFALDEAAIIGFFQEVASASPIPIMIYNFPGVASGLNVTSEMLETLGEHPNIAAVKLTCGSIASVARSAAKFGRALDDSPAFVALAGQSDWLVPCLSVGGAGSITGLANLYPKTCVKLFNLYNAGNTAEAEQLQLQVAVAEWGFAKGGINGTKWVVAKYLGYPEESSWCRRPYPKFVDEEKRTWVKKQVKGAEKIENGL
- a CDS encoding uncharacterized protein (ID:PFLUO_007660-T1.cds;~source:funannotate), whose protein sequence is MTSTSRMVKSGVIAFVALELESAGSLEKSTYTQYYLSAKQGLEECLRDISHDRRIILSQLRHILAVLFLLSYIDLLTKDVSKAHANLREGFNTLQMVEIENLCITEKRLLSWLRLLDARAVSAGGEGLFLTDEDSAINTDLRSPDSSIGEVESGLEDAEAALEDFVMRPAYFFFQKVQLFMGRVSKIDPWHRQRGTVEDETEVMVIAASITRDIKSLWQQRPPLMDHAVAGRLSTLLSPGLAETITRTMRVYHANYHASFIHLHRVAYKNLPRTADVIKAMDEIRQVTRLVLESPCPSSPPDISTIATPSGSTGSMHSLPVNMLWPLLMLGVETEDTDQRTWVLSCIKGMENVASNAGITHDVLQEVIRRQDETKQRVDIRKVMHEIFDRAFAIV
- a CDS encoding uncharacterized protein (ID:PFLUO_007661-T1.cds;~source:funannotate), with translation MGSEKPIVLHLGDPVQHNKELFAQLSDKFTVIRPSLEERQRDAFCKALKEKKWGDFQGIFRPWWNTGGEMGRWDSELIPLLPSTVTVFASAGAGHDWMDVDILAEHGIVYCNGAQASSEAVADMAIFNIISVFRNMQWSMDGARSSDPNLFLEAHRGTAATAHNPQTQNLGIIGLGNIGYTIARKAYACFGMKIYYQDLCRKSVEQEKAIDASFCQTLDELLAVADCTVLATPFGGSKLITKETLAKFKKGSKFVNIARGTLVDEAALVDALKSGHLSAVGLDVHENEPHVNKELAKMKNVTLTAHTAGGAVETEIGFERLSMENVQRVLTGQDPLTPVNKHLFR